A genomic window from Streptomyces sp. NBC_01429 includes:
- a CDS encoding TetR/AcrR family transcriptional regulator, translated as MRADAARNRQRIFDEAHRAITAGEITLTLNELARRSDVGVGTVYRLFPTQRAMLEAVLETSVRDLIGAAAEAERRPEPVQALVEFLHTALSAALAQPGLIDVLITATDETDSLRQAKGELAAAASRLLDRIRPAPVLTGENLLKLLCGLIHAVNEHPAERQPAATDAYLHILRAGLTPS; from the coding sequence ATGCGGGCCGACGCCGCACGGAACAGGCAGAGGATCTTCGACGAAGCCCACCGGGCCATCACCGCCGGGGAGATCACGCTCACCCTCAACGAACTCGCCCGCCGGTCCGACGTAGGGGTCGGGACGGTCTACCGCCTGTTCCCGACCCAACGGGCCATGCTCGAAGCAGTCCTGGAGACCTCGGTACGCGACCTCATCGGCGCGGCCGCCGAGGCGGAGCGCCGCCCGGAGCCCGTCCAGGCCCTCGTCGAGTTCCTCCACACGGCACTGTCGGCCGCCCTCGCGCAGCCCGGCCTCATCGACGTCCTGATCACCGCGACCGACGAGACGGATTCCTTGCGCCAGGCAAAGGGCGAACTGGCCGCAGCCGCCTCCCGCCTGCTCGACCGCATCCGTCCGGCCCCCGTGCTCACCGGCGAGAACCTGCTGAAACTACTGTGCGGACTGATCCACGCCGTCAACGAACACCCGGCGGAACGGCAGCCCGCCGCGACCGATGCCTACCTCCACATCCTCCGGGCCGGCCTCACACCCAGCTGA